In the genome of Desulfovibrio desulfuricans, one region contains:
- a CDS encoding dTDP-4-dehydrorhamnose 3,5-epimerase family protein — translation MNKTEMTAQDVGIAGALLQPLGVISTDGGPVLHMLRPGSPLLPDFSKGFGEIYFSEVLPGHVKAWKRHTCQTQHFAVPSGLLKIVLYDDRPDSATRGVLCELALGRPEHYGLLRIPVNVWYGFTAMGDAPALICNCADIPHDPTEGQKLPPNDPSIPYQWSEGGV, via the coding sequence ATGAACAAGACAGAAATGACCGCGCAGGATGTTGGCATTGCAGGCGCGTTGTTGCAGCCTCTGGGCGTTATTTCCACAGACGGGGGGCCGGTGCTGCACATGCTGCGGCCCGGCTCGCCCCTGTTGCCCGACTTTAGCAAGGGATTTGGCGAAATTTACTTTTCAGAGGTGTTGCCCGGCCACGTCAAGGCCTGGAAGCGCCACACTTGCCAGACGCAGCATTTTGCCGTGCCCAGCGGCCTGCTAAAGATAGTGCTGTACGACGACAGGCCCGACTCCGCCACTCGCGGGGTGCTGTGCGAGCTGGCCCTGGGCAGGCCCGAACACTACGGGCTGCTGCGCATCCCCGTAAACGTGTGGTACGGCTTTACGGCCATGGGCGACGCCCCGGCGCTTATCTGCAACTGCGCCGATATTCCCCACGACCCTACCGAAGGGCAAAAGCTGCCCCCCAATGATCCGTCCATCCCCTACCAATGGAGCGAAGGAGGCGTATAA
- a CDS encoding D-alanine--D-alanine ligase family protein yields MKILLIAGGWSTEREVSLNGARAMQQALAERGHAVTFFDLLSGFDSLLSTAEGHDFALINLHGAPGEDGLVQAMLERVGCPYQGSGPAGSFLALNKSAAKQIFRHAGLPTADWEFLPCPPAEGWQPALAYPLFVKSNTGGSSLRMGRATNRAELDAVLRGIFAAGDEVIMEPVLAGREVTCGILGDTALPPILIEPVAGDFFDYESKYAKDGAREICPAPISSELTARVQELALAAHRALGLRGYSRADFILGPDDSLTILEVNTLPGMTATSLVPREARTVGMDFGQLLERLIELGMAGQARG; encoded by the coding sequence ATGAAAATTCTTTTGATTGCGGGCGGGTGGTCGACTGAGCGCGAGGTTTCGCTCAACGGCGCGCGCGCCATGCAGCAGGCGCTTGCGGAGCGCGGCCACGCGGTAACGTTTTTTGACCTGCTTTCAGGCTTTGACAGCCTGCTTTCCACTGCGGAAGGGCACGATTTTGCGCTTATCAACCTGCACGGCGCGCCCGGCGAGGACGGTCTGGTGCAGGCCATGCTTGAACGCGTGGGCTGCCCCTATCAGGGGTCCGGCCCTGCGGGGTCTTTTCTTGCGCTTAACAAAAGCGCCGCCAAGCAGATTTTTCGGCACGCCGGGCTGCCCACGGCAGACTGGGAGTTTTTGCCCTGCCCGCCCGCCGAGGGCTGGCAGCCTGCGCTGGCTTACCCGCTGTTTGTCAAAAGCAATACGGGCGGCTCGTCGTTGCGCATGGGCCGCGCCACCAACAGGGCAGAACTTGACGCCGTGCTGCGGGGCATTTTTGCGGCGGGCGATGAAGTGATCATGGAGCCTGTGCTGGCCGGACGCGAGGTGACCTGCGGCATCCTGGGCGACACGGCCCTGCCGCCTATCCTGATTGAACCCGTGGCTGGCGACTTTTTTGACTACGAGAGCAAGTACGCCAAAGACGGCGCGCGTGAAATATGCCCCGCGCCCATCAGCTCCGAGTTGACCGCCCGCGTGCAGGAGCTTGCGCTGGCCGCTCACAGGGCGCTTGGCCTGCGCGGCTACAGCCGGGCAGATTTTATTCTGGGGCCGGACGACAGCCTGACCATCCTTGAGGTCAACACGCTGCCGGGCATGACAGCCACAAGCCTTGTGCCTCGCGAGGCCCGCACGGTGGGCATGGATTTTGGCCAGCTGCTCGAGCGCCTTATAGAGCTGGGCATGGCCGGGCAGGCTCGCGGCTGA
- the rfbG gene encoding CDP-glucose 4,6-dehydratase — MFANAYKGRRVFVTGHTGFKGSWLAAWLTQMGAVVGGFSDCVPTTPSHYAAMDLGAHLEADMRGDIRDREGMIKAMRQFQPDVVFHLAAQALVRKSYDDPAMTFEANMMGTLNVLEAVRACPNVQAVVMITSDKCYRNDEWVWGYRETDHLGGHDPYSASKGCAEIIAHSYFESFFKQGPACATVRAGNVIGGGDWALDRIVPDCARAWAAGQPVQIRSPWSTRPWQLVLEPLSGYLWLGARLLLGLNEPFNLRGQAYNFGPAADVNNTVAEVVDALALHWPGFTSEMDKNGQAGMKECTLLKLCCDKALAHLGWKATLTFEETIRYTAEWYHRFYKGQSDKQPQNMLDFTLGQIAAYVNAAEQRNQIWVK, encoded by the coding sequence ATGTTTGCCAACGCATATAAAGGACGCCGGGTCTTTGTAACCGGGCACACGGGATTCAAAGGCTCATGGCTTGCGGCATGGCTGACCCAGATGGGCGCTGTGGTCGGCGGTTTTTCAGACTGCGTGCCCACCACCCCCTCGCACTATGCGGCCATGGATCTCGGCGCGCACCTCGAAGCCGACATGCGCGGCGATATCCGCGACCGCGAGGGCATGATCAAGGCCATGCGCCAGTTCCAGCCCGACGTGGTCTTTCACCTTGCGGCGCAGGCCCTGGTGCGCAAGTCGTACGACGACCCCGCCATGACCTTTGAGGCCAACATGATGGGCACCCTCAACGTGCTTGAGGCCGTGCGCGCCTGCCCCAACGTGCAGGCCGTGGTCATGATCACCTCTGACAAATGCTACCGCAACGACGAGTGGGTCTGGGGCTACCGCGAAACCGACCACCTCGGCGGGCACGACCCGTATTCCGCATCCAAGGGCTGCGCCGAAATCATCGCCCACTCGTATTTTGAAAGCTTTTTCAAACAAGGCCCCGCCTGCGCCACGGTACGCGCGGGCAACGTCATTGGCGGCGGCGACTGGGCGCTTGACCGCATAGTGCCCGACTGCGCACGGGCCTGGGCCGCCGGCCAGCCGGTGCAGATACGCAGCCCGTGGTCCACCCGCCCCTGGCAGCTGGTGCTCGAACCCCTTTCCGGCTACCTGTGGCTGGGCGCGCGCCTGCTGCTGGGCCTCAACGAGCCCTTCAACCTGCGCGGTCAGGCCTACAACTTTGGCCCTGCGGCGGATGTCAACAATACCGTGGCCGAGGTGGTGGATGCCCTGGCCCTGCACTGGCCGGGCTTTACCAGCGAGATGGACAAAAACGGCCAGGCAGGCATGAAGGAATGCACCCTGCTGAAACTCTGCTGCGACAAGGCGCTGGCGCATCTGGGCTGGAAGGCGACCCTCACCTTTGAGGAAACCATCCGCTACACCGCCGAGTGGTACCACCGTTTCTACAAAGGTCAGAGCGACAAGCAGCCCCAGAACATGCTCGACTTCACCCTTGGGCAGATAGCGGCCTACGTCAACGCTGCAGAGCAGCGCAATCAGATTTGGGTAAAGTAA
- the rfbF gene encoding glucose-1-phosphate cytidylyltransferase: protein MKVIIMCGGKGTRLREETSVKPKPMVEIGGRPVLWHIMSIYARFGFKDFILPLGYKGEVIKQYFHDYNIRNTDFTVDLKSGNITTYPNPIEDWRVTLCDTGQETQKGGRLKRVAKHIDTDRFMVTYGDGVADIDLNKLIEFHKQSGSMGTFTGVRMPSRFGTVRTDEDGKILSWEEKPVLNEFINCGFFVFKREFLDYLTEDEACDLEKEPMQRLAAEGQLSMYPHPGQWQCMDTLRDSIKLNEMWDAGKAFWI, encoded by the coding sequence ATGAAAGTCATCATCATGTGCGGCGGCAAGGGCACGCGCCTGCGCGAAGAAACCTCGGTCAAACCCAAGCCCATGGTTGAGATCGGCGGACGGCCCGTGCTCTGGCACATCATGTCAATCTATGCGCGTTTTGGCTTCAAGGATTTTATCCTGCCCCTGGGCTACAAGGGCGAAGTCATCAAACAGTACTTCCACGACTACAACATCCGCAACACGGATTTTACCGTCGACCTCAAGAGCGGCAACATTACCACCTACCCCAATCCCATTGAGGACTGGCGCGTGACCCTGTGCGACACCGGGCAGGAAACGCAGAAGGGCGGCCGCCTCAAGCGCGTGGCCAAACACATTGACACCGACCGCTTTATGGTTACCTACGGCGACGGCGTCGCCGATATCGACCTCAACAAGCTCATCGAATTTCACAAGCAGTCGGGCAGCATGGGTACGTTTACGGGCGTACGCATGCCCTCGCGCTTTGGCACGGTGCGCACTGATGAGGACGGCAAGATCCTTTCGTGGGAAGAAAAACCCGTGCTGAACGAATTTATCAACTGCGGATTTTTCGTCTTCAAGCGCGAATTTCTTGATTACCTCACAGAAGACGAAGCCTGCGATCTGGAAAAAGAACCCATGCAGCGTCTGGCGGCGGAGGGGCAGCTTTCCATGTACCCGCACCCCGGACAGTGGCAGTGCATGGACACCCTGCGCGACTCCATCAAGCTCAACGAAATGTGGGACGCAGGCAAGGCCTTTTGGATCTAA
- a CDS encoding prenyltransferase, translating into MRCGDLLREAWVPRPADAPKLSLRQQVRAWWQACRPPFFITAAIPVTLALALTFRLQGGVAAGQWATYALLLVGCFMGLTIANLANDLFDHILGVDGGDNIGGSRVIQSGLISPRQLSVVLLLLTPATLAVGGVLIMGLPAALRPALWALSVFAVGSAVFYVAPPIRYGHRALGEVFVCLNMGFIMVSASATLLLGRFDPRSLALALPVGLMVAGVLYYQSLPEIETDLEAGKHTLANTLGKAGAFLIFRLWWPAVWVLLGNLWAAGLAGWPVALCLLGAPFYLAACGRIRAAGQGDWLPLDAHGHLVRKCYLISGAALILGVLL; encoded by the coding sequence ATGCGCTGCGGCGACCTTTTGCGCGAGGCCTGGGTTCCACGCCCTGCCGATGCGCCAAAGCTTTCCTTACGCCAACAGGTACGGGCGTGGTGGCAGGCCTGCCGCCCGCCCTTTTTCATTACGGCGGCCATCCCAGTGACGCTGGCGCTGGCCTTGACCTTTCGCCTGCAGGGCGGCGTTGCAGCCGGGCAATGGGCAACCTACGCCCTGCTGCTGGTCGGCTGCTTTATGGGGCTGACCATCGCCAATCTGGCCAACGACCTTTTTGACCACATCCTTGGCGTGGACGGCGGCGACAACATAGGCGGCTCGCGCGTCATCCAGTCAGGCCTTATCAGCCCCCGGCAGCTGAGCGTGGTTCTGCTGCTGCTCACCCCGGCCACGCTGGCTGTGGGCGGCGTGCTGATCATGGGCCTGCCAGCCGCCCTGCGGCCCGCCCTGTGGGCTTTGAGCGTGTTTGCCGTGGGCTCGGCCGTATTTTACGTAGCCCCGCCCATCCGTTACGGACACCGCGCCCTGGGCGAAGTCTTTGTCTGCCTGAACATGGGCTTTATCATGGTGAGCGCCAGCGCCACCCTGCTGCTTGGGCGGTTCGACCCGCGCAGCCTGGCGCTGGCTCTGCCGGTGGGCCTGATGGTGGCTGGGGTGCTGTACTATCAAAGCCTGCCGGAGATCGAAACCGACCTTGAGGCGGGCAAGCATACCCTGGCCAACACGCTTGGCAAGGCGGGCGCATTTTTGATTTTTCGTCTCTGGTGGCCTGCGGTGTGGGTACTGTTGGGCAATCTGTGGGCGGCGGGTCTGGCTGGCTGGCCTGTGGCCCTGTGCCTGCTGGGTGCGCCCTTTTATCTTGCGGCCTGCGGGCGCATCCGCGCCGCTGGCCAAGGCGACTGGCTGCCGCTGGACGCGCACGGGCATCTGGTGCGCAAATGCTATCTGATCAGCGGCGCGGCCCTGATACTGGGCGTGTTGCTGTAG
- a CDS encoding glycosyltransferase family protein produces MLEQPTRPKRISLPDFSGRSLSLPDAPEAWSCQGLGNSILLLGLGPGQPQNLPFLAGAVAVYWLESPRIASALQAAREQAGLAPREALPEGWCEVTAAQAVELAAGCRCCFYAPGMRLDPHFWGALLGRVEAAQGGGSVAPAGRVPGADPAAPARGPVLLPGNSGQLLHQELRSALEQCGFGPVMEALPQPAGSASYAESAGQTGFAARWAAFLTEAKPAFLLSVNLRGLDAEGRIFHLCRALGIPVALWFVDNPWHVLSGLRLPWWQDAHIYVTDASFADGLKTQGAGRVHYLPLAVAPHMWRELNGLPARLEPPLFVGRSAFPEKERFFAAASVPPEMEAEAASVLARSTGPQDAPHFFWWLDKLGASLWPGYDVRRPGLGAERCAQANRRRWLLAAGAGKPQGLRVIGDEGWKALLPGAEILPPVDYYTALPTCYAHAQAVLNVTSLLLPHSLSQRPFDVWASGGLLLSDATRGLDIFPDDLTSPIRLRGPEDFVERCAWFKAHPHAALELRRAWREHLRASHGYEHRIMRILETLD; encoded by the coding sequence ATGCTTGAGCAACCTACGCGTCCCAAACGGATCAGCCTGCCTGATTTTTCCGGGCGAAGCCTCAGTCTGCCCGATGCCCCCGAGGCCTGGAGCTGTCAGGGCCTGGGAAATTCCATATTACTGCTGGGCCTGGGGCCGGGGCAACCGCAGAATCTACCCTTTCTTGCGGGGGCAGTGGCAGTATACTGGCTGGAATCTCCCCGCATTGCCAGCGCATTGCAGGCTGCGCGGGAACAGGCGGGCCTTGCGCCCCGCGAGGCGCTGCCTGAGGGATGGTGCGAGGTAACGGCTGCACAGGCGGTGGAACTGGCTGCAGGCTGTCGCTGCTGCTTTTACGCGCCGGGGATGCGCCTTGATCCCCATTTTTGGGGGGCTTTGCTGGGCAGGGTGGAGGCCGCGCAAGGCGGGGGGAGTGTTGCCCCGGCTGGTCGGGTGCCCGGCGCTGACCCTGCTGCCCCGGCACGCGGCCCCGTACTGCTGCCCGGCAATAGCGGGCAACTGCTGCATCAGGAGTTGCGCAGCGCGCTTGAACAGTGTGGATTTGGCCCGGTGATGGAAGCTCTGCCGCAACCTGCAGGTTCTGCCAGCTATGCAGAGTCTGCAGGGCAGACCGGTTTTGCCGCCCGTTGGGCCGCGTTTTTGACGGAAGCCAAACCTGCGTTTTTGCTTTCGGTAAATCTGCGGGGTCTGGATGCGGAAGGGCGAATTTTTCATCTCTGCCGCGCCCTTGGCATTCCCGTGGCGCTGTGGTTTGTGGACAATCCCTGGCATGTGCTGTCGGGCTTGCGGCTGCCCTGGTGGCAAGATGCCCATATCTATGTGACAGACGCCAGCTTTGCGGATGGTCTCAAAACCCAGGGGGCGGGCCGGGTTCATTATCTGCCTCTGGCTGTGGCCCCGCATATGTGGCGCGAGCTCAATGGGCTGCCAGCACGGCTTGAGCCCCCGCTGTTTGTGGGGCGGTCGGCCTTTCCTGAAAAAGAGCGTTTTTTTGCGGCAGCCAGCGTACCGCCAGAGATGGAGGCTGAGGCAGCCAGCGTGCTTGCGCGCAGCACGGGCCCGCAGGACGCGCCGCATTTTTTCTGGTGGCTGGACAAACTTGGCGCGAGCCTGTGGCCGGGCTACGACGTGCGGCGGCCCGGTCTTGGGGCGGAGCGCTGCGCGCAGGCTAACCGGCGGCGCTGGCTGCTGGCGGCGGGAGCGGGCAAACCTCAGGGGCTGCGCGTGATCGGCGACGAAGGCTGGAAGGCCTTGCTGCCCGGTGCGGAGATACTGCCGCCGGTGGATTATTACACGGCATTGCCCACCTGCTACGCGCATGCGCAGGCCGTGCTCAACGTGACCAGTCTGCTGTTGCCGCATAGCCTGAGCCAGCGCCCTTTTGACGTTTGGGCCAGCGGCGGTCTGCTGCTCAGTGACGCGACCAGGGGACTCGATATATTTCCGGATGATCTGACCAGCCCCATACGGCTGCGGGGGCCGGAGGACTTTGTGGAAAGATGCGCCTGGTTCAAGGCGCATCCCCATGCCGCGCTGGAGCTGCGCCGGGCCTGGCGCGAGCATCTGCGGGCCAGTCACGGTTATGAGCACCGCATCATGCGGATACTGGAGACGCTGGACTGA
- a CDS encoding superoxide dismutase family protein, translated as MKRILLAACLAGCALGLGAQTVLAESIKVPVNKISAEGVGEAIGAVVFDDDGKGGMDITVDIVGIAPGEHGMHVHENPSCAPAAKDGSNVAGLAAGGHYDPMHTGKHEGPGKHGHKGDLPLISADAQQNVKARLHVADLTTADIKGRSLMIHAGGDNYADQPAPLGGGGARIACGVIQ; from the coding sequence ATGAAACGGATTCTGTTGGCAGCTTGTCTTGCGGGGTGCGCGCTTGGCCTTGGCGCGCAGACAGTATTGGCAGAGAGTATTAAGGTCCCGGTAAATAAAATCAGTGCCGAAGGGGTGGGCGAGGCCATAGGCGCTGTTGTTTTTGACGACGACGGCAAGGGCGGCATGGATATTACGGTAGACATCGTCGGTATCGCGCCTGGCGAGCACGGCATGCATGTGCACGAAAACCCTTCGTGCGCCCCGGCGGCCAAGGACGGCAGTAATGTGGCGGGTCTTGCCGCCGGCGGTCACTACGACCCCATGCACACAGGTAAGCACGAAGGCCCCGGCAAACATGGACATAAGGGCGATTTGCCCCTTATCTCCGCCGATGCCCAGCAAAACGTCAAGGCCAGGCTGCATGTGGCTGACCTGACCACCGCCGACATCAAGGGCCGCTCGCTCATGATCCACGCCGGGGGCGACAATTATGCCGACCAGCCCGCTCCTCTGGGCGGCGGCGGAGCGCGCATCGCCTGCGGGGTTATCCAGTAG
- a CDS encoding DMT family transporter, producing the protein MTHSKTLTGHLAALICILVWGTTFVSTKVLLRAFLPVEILLFRFLLGYAALWLACPRFLRIADRRQEVLFACAGLCGVTLYFLLENVALTYTFASNVGVIVAVSPFFAGLLAFWLLRAERPGLNFFLGFAAAMLGIGLISFSGSTQLRLNPAGDVLAVLAGLSWAGYSIITRKLMSFGYNSLLVTRRCFFYGLLFMLPALPFMGFQWRLERLADVTNSANLLFLGLGASALCFVTWTFAIKRLGAVKSCAYIYLVPVVTVVTAVLVLHERITLMAAAGIALTMLGLGISEMRGFSALKKANTLRG; encoded by the coding sequence ATGACGCACAGCAAAACTCTGACAGGGCATTTGGCGGCCCTGATCTGTATTCTCGTATGGGGAACAACGTTTGTTTCGACCAAGGTCTTGTTGCGTGCGTTTTTGCCTGTAGAAATACTGCTATTTCGCTTTTTGCTAGGATACGCGGCCCTTTGGCTGGCCTGCCCGCGTTTTTTGCGCATTGCCGACAGGCGGCAGGAGGTTCTGTTTGCCTGCGCGGGCCTGTGCGGGGTGACGCTCTATTTTTTGCTTGAAAATGTGGCGCTTACCTACACGTTTGCCTCAAACGTGGGCGTGATTGTGGCTGTCTCGCCGTTTTTTGCCGGTCTGCTGGCTTTTTGGCTGCTGCGGGCAGAGCGCCCCGGTCTGAATTTCTTTCTGGGGTTTGCGGCGGCAATGCTGGGCATCGGCCTGATCAGCTTCAGCGGCAGCACGCAGCTGCGGCTCAATCCTGCGGGCGATGTGCTGGCTGTGCTGGCGGGGCTTTCGTGGGCGGGGTATTCCATTATTACCCGCAAGTTGATGTCCTTTGGCTACAACAGCCTGCTGGTCACGCGGCGCTGCTTTTTTTACGGTTTGCTGTTCATGCTGCCAGCGCTTCCATTCATGGGTTTTCAGTGGCGGCTGGAGCGGCTGGCGGATGTGACCAACAGCGCCAACCTGCTGTTTTTGGGGCTTGGGGCGTCGGCCCTGTGCTTTGTCACCTGGACATTCGCCATCAAGCGTCTGGGGGCGGTAAAAAGCTGTGCGTACATCTATCTTGTGCCTGTGGTGACGGTGGTTACCGCGGTTCTGGTGCTGCACGAGCGCATTACGCTTATGGCCGCCGCAGGCATTGCCCTGACCATGCTGGGGCTGGGGATATCTGAAATGCGCGGTTTTTCCGCGCTCAAAAAGGCCAATACCCTGCGGGGCTAG
- a CDS encoding HDIG domain-containing metalloprotein → MNITSAAQPRLPQPPLAESNRPLADLPPLPSLCRTCAPRPVPGDAACFALWDKYAMLPNIRRHSLLVAHVATVLAQRAADMGLAVHVPEVRAGGLLHDIAKTYCVKHGGSHAQVGAAWAVAETGNYAIAQGVMMHVWWPWALPQGPDICSLPFFVIYADKRVRHDVCVTLEERYEDLLERYGRTEAAREGIGVAYRQGKNIESALEAQLGWTLHENSFDCGRVVD, encoded by the coding sequence ATGAACATCACCTCCGCCGCGCAGCCCCGCCTACCGCAGCCTCCCCTGGCAGAGAGCAATCGTCCTCTGGCCGATCTGCCCCCTTTGCCGTCGCTCTGCCGTACCTGCGCTCCGCGGCCGGTACCCGGCGATGCCGCCTGCTTTGCCCTGTGGGACAAATACGCCATGCTGCCCAATATCCGGCGGCATTCGCTGCTGGTGGCGCATGTGGCTACGGTTCTTGCACAGCGCGCAGCCGACATGGGCCTTGCCGTGCACGTGCCCGAGGTGCGGGCTGGTGGGCTGCTGCACGACATCGCCAAAACCTACTGCGTCAAACACGGCGGCAGCCATGCGCAGGTAGGCGCGGCCTGGGCGGTGGCCGAAACCGGCAACTACGCCATTGCCCAAGGAGTAATGATGCACGTCTGGTGGCCGTGGGCCCTGCCCCAAGGGCCGGACATCTGCTCCCTGCCGTTTTTTGTCATCTATGCGGACAAGCGCGTCAGGCACGACGTCTGCGTTACGCTTGAAGAACGTTATGAAGACCTGCTTGAGCGCTATGGCCGCACTGAGGCCGCACGCGAGGGCATCGGCGTGGCCTACAGACAGGGAAAAAATATTGAAAGCGCCCTTGAGGCGCAGCTGGGATGGACCCTACATGAAAATTCTTTTGATTGCGGGCGGGTGGTCGACTGA
- a CDS encoding CatA-like O-acetyltransferase codes for MSEALSHPAGLGDQPHNRHARFVPIDLGTWPRRQYFDYYFNKIKCRYSITAQVDITGLMQAREGRRFFPCLLYLLMAAVNGEPTPAESCSDATAAKGEHSRGSVQMPLPLPEGGWPGKDVSRTFRLSMDAEGNLGWWTFCNPVYTLFHQSDCSFSDVWSEWTADFCTFYCRVLEDMARYGDATGVTARPDKPGNFCSISSLPWLSFTSFAQDTYAESRMLFPLLRAGKHYEQSGRTLLPLSVCVHHAVADGYHTSWLFSRVQQLANAARLWLR; via the coding sequence ATGTCTGAAGCGTTGTCCCATCCAGCCGGTTTGGGCGACCAGCCGCATAACCGTCATGCGCGTTTTGTGCCCATTGATTTGGGCACATGGCCAAGACGCCAGTACTTTGACTACTATTTTAATAAAATAAAGTGCCGCTATTCCATTACGGCGCAGGTGGACATAACCGGCTTGATGCAGGCGCGCGAGGGACGCAGGTTTTTTCCCTGCCTGCTTTATCTGCTCATGGCCGCTGTCAACGGAGAGCCGACGCCCGCAGAGAGCTGCTCCGACGCCACGGCGGCGAAGGGCGAACACAGCCGGGGCAGCGTGCAGATGCCCTTGCCATTGCCGGAAGGCGGCTGGCCGGGCAAGGACGTGAGCCGTACCTTTCGTTTGTCGATGGACGCGGAGGGCAATCTTGGCTGGTGGACGTTCTGCAACCCGGTGTATACGCTGTTTCATCAGAGCGATTGCAGCTTCTCTGATGTATGGAGCGAATGGACTGCGGATTTTTGCACATTTTATTGCCGCGTGCTTGAAGACATGGCACGTTATGGCGACGCAACCGGGGTAACGGCACGCCCGGACAAGCCCGGCAACTTTTGTTCCATATCCTCGTTGCCCTGGCTTTCATTTACTTCTTTTGCACAGGATACGTACGCCGAATCCCGTATGCTTTTTCCTCTGCTGCGCGCAGGCAAACACTATGAGCAGAGCGGCAGAACGCTGCTGCCGCTGTCTGTCTGCGTACACCATGCCGTGGCTGACGGGTATCACACCTCGTGGCTGTTCTCCCGCGTGCAACAGCTCGCCAACGCGGCCAGGCTCTGGCTGCGCTGA